In the genome of Persephonella sp. KM09-Lau-8, one region contains:
- the murD gene encoding UDP-N-acetylmuramoyl-L-alanine--D-glutamate ligase, protein MVLIYGKGKTGQAVFDFLKEKGEKVLIRDDSDFSEEDLKGINQVIVSPGVPFFHKIYKLARKNNIEIIGDIEFAYRFFNGFITAITGTDGKSTTTYLLGQLLEEKEPFIGGNYGEPFVNAMKENKKNAVLELSSFQIYSTKSFKPDIALFLNFSTDHLNWHKTEKHYLLSKYKLFKNQTEKDIAILNFDDEKVKNSPTRAKRYYFSLEKLPDNVEGIYPEGSSLYLKINGKQEKIDISDFKLIGKHNLQNLMAAVLAAYLQGVSVDTISQKIPELKSLPYRIEFKKEINGIKFYNDAKSTTVQSVVKAVESFDKDIILILGGIYKGGDFSVLRDIPNISKFVIIGQDKESLQRMINRPEKTYLIDTLKEAVKTAYSLAEKGDIVLFSPGCASFDMFKNYIDRGEQFNKIVEELE, encoded by the coding sequence GTGGTACTAATTTACGGTAAAGGTAAGACAGGACAGGCTGTTTTTGATTTTTTAAAGGAAAAAGGAGAAAAAGTATTAATAAGGGATGATTCTGATTTCTCAGAAGAAGATTTAAAAGGTATAAATCAGGTAATTGTCTCCCCGGGAGTTCCTTTTTTTCATAAGATATACAAACTTGCCAGAAAAAATAATATAGAAATAATCGGGGATATAGAATTTGCATACAGATTTTTTAATGGTTTTATTACAGCAATAACAGGGACAGATGGTAAATCAACTACGACCTATCTTCTGGGACAACTTCTTGAAGAAAAAGAACCATTCATAGGTGGAAATTATGGGGAGCCCTTTGTAAATGCTATGAAGGAAAACAAAAAAAATGCTGTTTTGGAACTTTCTTCTTTTCAGATATACTCCACAAAAAGTTTTAAGCCTGATATAGCCCTATTTCTTAACTTCTCCACAGACCATCTAAACTGGCATAAAACGGAAAAACATTATTTACTGTCTAAATACAAACTATTTAAAAATCAAACCGAAAAAGATATAGCCATACTGAACTTTGACGACGAAAAAGTAAAAAACAGCCCTACCAGAGCAAAAAGATACTATTTTTCCCTGGAAAAACTACCTGATAATGTGGAGGGTATTTATCCTGAAGGAAGTAGTCTATACCTGAAAATTAACGGCAAACAAGAAAAAATAGATATCTCAGATTTCAAACTAATAGGGAAACATAATCTCCAAAATTTAATGGCAGCTGTCCTTGCAGCATATCTGCAGGGAGTTTCGGTTGATACAATAAGCCAGAAAATTCCTGAGTTAAAATCCCTTCCTTACAGAATTGAGTTTAAAAAAGAGATTAACGGGATTAAATTTTACAACGATGCGAAATCAACCACTGTCCAATCTGTAGTAAAGGCAGTTGAAAGTTTTGATAAGGATATAATTCTTATCTTAGGAGGAATTTACAAAGGCGGGGATTTTTCTGTTTTAAGGGATATTCCAAATATATCAAAATTTGTAATCATCGGACAGGATAAAGAAAGTTTGCAAAGGATGATAAACAGACCTGAAAAAACATATCTGATTGATACACTAAAAGAAGCTGTAAAGACTGCTTATTCTCTGGCCGAAAAAGGAGATATAGTTTTATTTTCCCCTGGATGTGCCAGCTTTGATATGTTCAAAAATTACATAGATAGGGGAGAACAATTCAATAAAATAGTAGAAGAACTGGAATAG
- the oadA gene encoding sodium-extruding oxaloacetate decarboxylase subunit alpha, which translates to MGRTIEFTDVTLRDGQQSLLATRVRTEDLLPAAEKLDKAGFWSLEVWGGATFDVCLRYLKEDPWERLRKFKEVAPNTKLEMLLRGQNIVGYRHYPDDVVEAFVRKAAENGIDVFRIFDALNDVRNMEVAISVAKEEGKIVKGVLSYTISPVHTVDYYVGIAKQLRDLGVDIISIKDQAGILSPKVAYELVGRLKEEIKLPVHVHAQSTAAMAEMTLLKSVEAGADIIDTDVSTWSWLTAHPPNETMVYVLKEFGYETKINLDIIEEVAEYLKEVRKKYKKYDTAEKWPDSQVLIHQIPGGMMSNFIAQLKENDALDKLDEVKKEVARVREDLGYPPLVTPTSQIVGTQALLNVLQGERYKVVTKETKDYVKGLYGRPPAPIKPEIIEKIIGDEKPIEVRPADLLEPELDKCTEEAQKVGARSEEDILSYCLFPQVAKEFFEWREKFEKGEALPPEIEEITEEEEACTTKAPIEFNITLHGETYHIQIAGVGSPVEGGTPYFVRVDGRLEETIVQPIREIEVGERMETLPEGVPAKRPKAVDVGDISSPMPGKVVSVKVSPGDKVKKGDVLLIVEAMKMENEIHSPIDGTVEEVYVREGDQVNPDECLMRIIP; encoded by the coding sequence ATGGGAAGAACCATTGAGTTTACAGATGTAACCTTAAGAGATGGGCAACAAAGTTTATTAGCAACAAGAGTAAGAACAGAAGATTTACTCCCTGCAGCAGAAAAATTAGACAAAGCAGGTTTCTGGTCTCTTGAAGTATGGGGCGGTGCCACATTTGATGTATGTCTTAGATATCTGAAGGAAGACCCATGGGAAAGATTAAGAAAGTTTAAAGAAGTGGCCCCAAATACAAAACTTGAGATGCTTTTAAGGGGTCAAAATATTGTTGGATATAGACATTATCCTGACGATGTTGTTGAAGCCTTCGTTAGAAAAGCTGCTGAGAATGGTATTGATGTTTTCAGGATATTTGATGCCCTCAATGATGTAAGAAACATGGAAGTTGCCATTTCAGTGGCAAAGGAAGAAGGTAAGATTGTAAAAGGAGTTCTCTCTTATACTATAAGCCCTGTTCATACCGTTGATTACTACGTTGGAATAGCAAAGCAGCTTAGAGACCTTGGAGTTGATATTATCTCCATAAAAGACCAGGCTGGAATACTATCTCCTAAGGTTGCCTATGAACTGGTAGGAAGACTAAAGGAAGAAATAAAACTCCCCGTTCATGTTCATGCCCAATCAACAGCTGCAATGGCAGAAATGACATTACTAAAATCTGTTGAAGCAGGGGCAGACATAATAGACACAGATGTATCAACATGGTCATGGCTGACAGCCCATCCTCCAAATGAAACAATGGTTTATGTTCTTAAAGAGTTTGGCTATGAAACAAAAATAAATCTTGATATTATTGAAGAAGTTGCTGAGTATCTAAAAGAGGTAAGAAAAAAATACAAAAAATACGACACAGCAGAAAAATGGCCTGATTCTCAGGTTCTCATTCACCAAATACCAGGTGGTATGATGTCTAACTTTATTGCCCAGCTTAAAGAAAATGATGCCCTTGATAAACTTGATGAAGTTAAAAAAGAGGTGGCAAGGGTTAGAGAAGACCTTGGGTATCCTCCACTTGTTACTCCTACATCACAGATTGTTGGAACACAGGCTTTACTGAATGTTCTCCAGGGTGAAAGATACAAAGTTGTCACAAAAGAAACAAAGGATTATGTAAAAGGACTTTATGGAAGACCTCCTGCACCAATTAAACCGGAAATAATTGAAAAAATTATAGGAGATGAAAAACCAATAGAAGTTAGACCTGCGGACCTTCTGGAGCCAGAACTGGATAAATGTACAGAAGAGGCTCAAAAAGTCGGTGCGAGAAGCGAGGAAGATATACTTTCTTACTGCCTATTTCCACAGGTTGCAAAAGAGTTCTTTGAATGGAGAGAAAAATTTGAGAAAGGAGAAGCCTTACCTCCTGAGATTGAAGAGATTACTGAAGAGGAAGAAGCTTGCACAACAAAAGCTCCAATTGAGTTTAATATAACCCTCCATGGTGAAACATACCATATCCAGATTGCAGGTGTAGGAAGCCCAGTCGAAGGTGGAACACCTTATTTTGTTCGTGTTGATGGAAGACTTGAGGAAACAATAGTCCAGCCTATCAGAGAGATTGAAGTAGGCGAAAGGATGGAAACTCTTCCTGAAGGTGTTCCGGCTAAAAGACCAAAAGCTGTTGATGTTGGAGATATAAGCTCTCCAATGCCTGGAAAAGTAGTTTCTGTAAAAGTTTCTCCGGGAGATAAAGTCAAAAAAGGCGATGTCCTTCTGATTGTTGAAGCTATGAAGATGGAAAATGAGATACATTCTCCGATAGATGGAACAGTTGAAGAGGTTTATGTCAGGGAAGGTGACCAGGTTAATCCAGATGAATGTCTGATGAGAATAATTCCTTAA
- the gltA gene encoding NADPH-dependent glutamate synthase, protein MEKKKVVYRRHDRNDIPLLPPEVRKNTFKEYSLGLGHTAAKDESFRCILCKKPPCQEYKGGYGCPVLGDINLWIEQIQNNNVFEALRILREKNPFPSICGRVCPQDRLCESTCVLTFKDNGQPVNIGGLERFVGDSVRMSGVDWKDPQDPPTGKKVAVIGAGPAGLSAAYFLARKGHSVTVFEALPFTGGVMRYGIPSPRLDREVLDWEISLIEKLGVEIKTGVKVGKDISLEELRKQFDAVFIGVGSGRGKKMGIPGEDLKGVYTAISFLMKVNVDYVDEMLAPETDVELPRNKKVAVIGGGFTAADCVYTSIRLGNETHLVYRRTRETSSARQEEWDHLADEGAILHWLTQPIEVIGNDKGEVVGLKCIKMELVPDEKGGRPRPKPIEGSEHIIECDAVIMAVGQGDNPLAYKDVPGLKIDKWNNLSTVDSKFRTNVEGVFAGGDVVNGGDTVVVAVRHGRDAAESIHEYLMTGKWEYEGEE, encoded by the coding sequence ATGGAAAAAAAGAAGGTAGTTTACAGAAGGCACGACAGGAATGACATACCTTTACTTCCACCAGAAGTAAGAAAAAACACTTTCAAAGAGTATTCTTTAGGTCTCGGACATACTGCAGCTAAGGATGAATCATTTAGATGTATTTTATGTAAAAAGCCTCCATGTCAGGAATACAAAGGAGGATATGGTTGTCCTGTTTTAGGAGATATTAATTTATGGATTGAGCAAATTCAGAATAATAATGTTTTTGAAGCTTTAAGAATACTTAGAGAGAAAAACCCATTCCCTTCAATATGTGGAAGAGTATGTCCACAGGATAGATTATGTGAAAGTACCTGTGTTTTAACTTTTAAAGATAACGGACAGCCTGTTAATATTGGGGGTCTAGAAAGATTTGTAGGCGATTCAGTAAGAATGAGCGGTGTAGATTGGAAAGATCCTCAAGACCCACCAACAGGAAAAAAGGTTGCTGTAATTGGAGCAGGACCTGCAGGATTATCTGCAGCTTACTTCCTTGCCAGAAAGGGACATTCAGTAACAGTTTTTGAGGCTCTACCATTTACAGGTGGAGTTATGAGATATGGAATTCCATCCCCAAGACTTGATAGAGAAGTTCTTGACTGGGAAATCTCACTTATAGAAAAACTTGGAGTTGAGATTAAGACAGGTGTAAAAGTAGGAAAAGATATTTCCTTGGAAGAGCTACGAAAACAGTTTGATGCTGTGTTTATTGGTGTTGGTTCAGGTAGAGGAAAGAAAATGGGAATTCCTGGAGAGGATTTAAAAGGTGTTTATACAGCTATATCATTCCTTATGAAAGTAAATGTTGATTATGTTGATGAAATGCTTGCACCTGAAACTGATGTAGAATTACCAAGAAATAAAAAGGTTGCAGTAATAGGTGGTGGATTTACAGCAGCTGACTGTGTATACACATCCATAAGACTTGGAAATGAGACACACCTTGTTTATAGAAGAACCAGAGAAACTTCTTCTGCAAGACAGGAAGAATGGGATCATCTGGCTGATGAAGGAGCAATTCTACACTGGCTTACACAACCAATTGAGGTTATCGGAAATGATAAAGGGGAAGTTGTAGGTCTTAAGTGTATTAAAATGGAGCTTGTTCCAGATGAAAAAGGAGGAAGACCAAGACCTAAACCAATAGAAGGTTCAGAGCATATTATAGAATGTGATGCAGTTATAATGGCTGTTGGTCAGGGAGATAATCCTCTTGCTTACAAAGATGTTCCAGGGTTAAAAATAGATAAATGGAACAACCTGTCCACAGTTGATAGCAAATTTAGAACAAATGTTGAAGGTGTGTTTGCAGGTGGGGATGTTGTAAATGGTGGAGATACTGTTGTTGTTGCCGTAAGACATGGTAGAGACGCTGCAGAATCTATTCATGAATATCTTATGACTGGAAAATGGGAGTATGAAGGAGAAGAATAA
- the argF gene encoding ornithine carbamoyltransferase — translation MKRDFLNVSDLTKDEILEIIEYAIKLKKEPFSDQTLKNKSIGLIFMKPSTRTRLSFEVGVYQMGGQPIYITGSSTQMSRGEDIKDTGRVMARYLDGIVIRTYSHKEVEDLAQYFDKPVINALTDYLHPCQILADLQTIYERFGKVEDIKVAFVGDGNNLANTWLIAGGLIGFNVSVATPEGYEPSGKAVYEALNLAKETGAEIQLTHDPVEAVKDADVIYTDVWVSMGQEEEKEKKEAFKGFTIDKQLLKHASKNAIVMHCLPAHKGEEISEEVFEQFADVIFDEAENRLHAQKALMSLLFK, via the coding sequence TTGAAAAGGGATTTTTTGAATGTTTCAGACCTTACAAAAGATGAAATTTTAGAGATTATTGAGTATGCAATAAAGCTTAAAAAAGAGCCTTTTTCTGACCAGACGTTGAAAAATAAATCTATAGGTCTGATTTTTATGAAACCTTCTACAAGGACAAGACTGTCCTTTGAAGTGGGCGTTTACCAGATGGGAGGTCAGCCTATCTATATAACAGGCTCATCAACACAGATGAGCAGAGGAGAGGATATAAAAGATACAGGCAGGGTTATGGCCAGATATTTAGATGGAATAGTAATCAGGACTTATTCACATAAAGAGGTGGAAGATCTTGCCCAGTATTTTGATAAACCTGTTATAAATGCACTTACAGATTATCTGCATCCTTGTCAGATACTTGCTGACCTCCAGACTATCTATGAAAGATTTGGAAAAGTAGAAGATATAAAAGTGGCATTTGTAGGAGATGGTAATAATCTTGCAAATACATGGCTTATAGCAGGAGGTCTAATTGGCTTTAATGTATCTGTTGCCACTCCGGAAGGATATGAGCCATCGGGAAAAGCCGTTTATGAGGCATTAAATCTTGCAAAAGAAACAGGAGCAGAGATACAGCTAACCCACGACCCTGTAGAAGCAGTTAAGGATGCAGATGTTATATATACAGATGTATGGGTAAGCATGGGTCAGGAAGAGGAAAAAGAGAAAAAAGAGGCTTTCAAAGGATTTACCATAGATAAACAACTCCTTAAGCATGCCTCAAAAAATGCGATTGTTATGCATTGTCTTCCTGCACATAAAGGAGAGGAAATATCAGAAGAAGTTTTTGAGCAGTTTGCAGATGTTATTTTTGATGAAGCAGAAAACAGACTTCACGCTCAAAAAGCATTGATGAGTTTATTATTCAAATAA
- a CDS encoding aspartate carbamoyltransferase catalytic subunit yields the protein MKDLISVNQIDEQKFYQIYELYKDYRDRYKNGETKFTDLRGYSILLPFFENSTRTRTSFELAGKILGADTINISGSSSSVKKGETLYDTIKTLEAMQADFIVIRHYMSGAAHIVANKVKSRVINAGDGTHEHPSQALLDAITILEHKGKIEGLKIAIIGDILHSRVARSDIKLLHMLGAEITLCGPQTMLPRHLEQFEVDYITTDVEDALKDKDVAIFLRIQLERQKKVFFSTLNEYSIKYGLNQVRVNLLKEDALIMHPGPVNRGVEIQSELVYGDRSVILDQVESGLFTRMAIYKFLLNQ from the coding sequence TTGAAGGATTTAATCTCTGTAAACCAGATTGATGAACAAAAATTTTATCAGATATATGAGCTTTATAAAGACTACAGAGACAGATATAAAAACGGAGAAACAAAATTCACAGATTTAAGGGGATATTCAATCCTCCTTCCATTTTTTGAAAATTCTACAAGAACAAGAACATCCTTTGAACTTGCAGGAAAAATCTTAGGTGCAGATACCATTAATATCTCCGGTTCTTCCAGCTCAGTAAAAAAGGGAGAAACCCTTTACGATACAATCAAAACCCTTGAAGCAATGCAGGCTGATTTTATTGTTATCAGGCATTATATGTCCGGTGCAGCCCATATAGTAGCTAACAAGGTAAAATCACGGGTTATTAATGCAGGGGACGGAACCCATGAACATCCTTCTCAGGCACTTTTAGATGCAATCACAATTTTAGAGCATAAAGGCAAAATAGAAGGCCTTAAAATAGCCATTATCGGAGATATTCTCCACAGCAGAGTTGCCCGTTCAGATATTAAACTGCTTCATATGCTTGGAGCGGAGATTACCCTCTGTGGACCTCAAACAATGCTGCCAAGACATCTTGAACAGTTTGAGGTTGATTATATAACAACAGATGTTGAGGATGCTCTAAAAGACAAGGATGTTGCAATTTTCCTGAGAATTCAGCTTGAAAGACAGAAGAAGGTATTTTTCTCCACTCTTAATGAGTATTCTATAAAATACGGACTTAATCAGGTAAGGGTCAATCTCCTTAAAGAAGATGCTTTAATCATGCATCCGGGACCTGTTAATCGTGGAGTGGAAATTCAGAGTGAACTTGTTTACGGGGATAGGAGCGTAATTCTTGATCAGGTGGAAAGTGGGCTTTTCACCCGTATGGCCATATATAAATTCCTGTTAAATCAATAA
- the truB gene encoding tRNA pseudouridine(55) synthase TruB has protein sequence MDGILLIDKPAGITSNSLVQKIRKHLKNIYNTDIKIGHTGTLDFFATGLMIITLGKATRLTEYYQGLDKEYIATGELGKITDTYDINGKIIEEKECDISEEKLKEIILSFPKEYLQYPPPYSAKRIKGKRAYQLAKKGIQPELKPKKVKIYSMEILDISLPFFTIKVYCSSGTYIRSIIKEIGDLTGCGAYTKELRRTKVDSFSVENALPLNEFLQKTDIQDVLIPLENALPFMEKIQLDEGFDKRFLHGQRFRVPAQKGIYRVYDHTGKFIGIGKVDENRILHPQKVFPPE, from the coding sequence ATGGACGGAATACTTCTTATTGATAAACCTGCAGGTATCACATCAAACAGCCTTGTTCAAAAAATCAGAAAACATCTAAAAAATATTTACAACACAGATATAAAAATTGGTCATACAGGAACATTAGACTTTTTTGCCACAGGATTAATGATAATAACCCTTGGGAAAGCTACCCGTCTAACAGAATATTATCAGGGTTTAGATAAGGAATACATTGCCACAGGTGAACTGGGAAAAATCACAGATACTTATGATATAAACGGAAAAATTATTGAAGAAAAAGAATGTGATATATCAGAAGAAAAGCTTAAAGAAATAATACTTTCTTTTCCAAAAGAATATCTCCAATATCCACCTCCATACTCAGCAAAAAGAATAAAAGGTAAAAGAGCCTATCAACTTGCCAAAAAAGGTATTCAGCCTGAGCTAAAACCTAAAAAGGTGAAAATCTATTCAATGGAAATTTTAGATATCTCTCTGCCATTTTTTACAATCAAAGTTTACTGTTCATCAGGAACATATATCAGAAGCATAATAAAAGAAATCGGCGACTTGACAGGCTGTGGTGCATATACAAAGGAGTTAAGAAGGACAAAAGTTGATAGCTTTTCAGTAGAAAATGCACTACCTCTAAATGAATTCTTACAAAAAACAGATATTCAGGATGTTCTTATTCCCCTTGAAAATGCTTTACCATTTATGGAAAAAATCCAGCTGGATGAAGGATTTGATAAAAGGTTTCTCCACGGTCAAAGATTTAGAGTACCTGCACAAAAGGGAATTTACAGAGTTTATGACCACACAGGCAAATTTATAGGCATCGGAAAAGTTGATGAAAATCGTATTTTACATCCACAAAAGGTTTTTCCACCAGAATAA